Proteins co-encoded in one Nyctibius grandis isolate bNycGra1 chromosome 14, bNycGra1.pri, whole genome shotgun sequence genomic window:
- the VPS37B gene encoding vacuolar protein sorting-associated protein 37B, with protein MALDVRRLEALSLQELSALLDDEEQLQDMAREMEEAQNVQHSKDMTLASNRSLAEGNLLYQPKLESLKSNLTEKYQELQVLFEAYQIKKTKLDRQSSNASLETLLALLQTEGAKIEEDTENMAEKFLDGEIPLDSFIDEYQSKRKLAHLRRVKIEKLQEMVLKGQRLPQVQPQAQPRAPETTPAPQDSYTSDANTPPSVVPRRIPPPPPSSVPAGRFPTPFTAAMSSGPALSYPGAPYPPLPPRPGVQSASQMPQPGYPSQFVPQYPPALPQRPPRLPPHPGFILQ; from the exons ATGGCGCTGGACGTGCGGCGCCTGGAGGCGCTGAGCCTGCAGGAGCTCAGCGCGCTGCTGGACGACGAGGAGCAGCTACAGGACATGGCCCGCGAGATGGAAGAG gcccAGAATGTTCAACACAGCAAGGACATGACTCTTGCCAGCAACCGCAGCCTGGCAGAAGGCAATCTTTTGTACCAGCCAAAGTTGGAGTCTTTGAAATCAAATTTGACTGAAAAATATCAGGAGCTGCAAGTCCTTTTTGAAGCATAccagataaagaaaacaaaactag ACAGACAATCCAGTAATGCTTCACTGGAGACACTGCTAGCTCTGCTTCAGACAGAGGGGGCTAAGATTGAGGAAGACACAGAG AATATGGCAGAAAAATTTCTTGATGGTGAAATACCACTGGATTCCTTCATTGATGAATACCAGAGCAAGCGTAAACTGGCTCACCTGCGACGTGTAAAAATTGAGAAGCTCCAAGAAATGGTGCTGAAGGGACAGAGACTTCCGCAGGTTCAGCCACAGGCTCAGCCGAGAGCACCCGAGACAACACCAGCACCTCAAGATTCCTACACTTCGGATGCAAACACTCCTCCTTCAGTTGTGCCCCGACGAATACCACCCCCTCCACCTTCTTCAGTCCCAGCAGGACGCTTTCCTACTCCGTTTACTGCAGCCATGAGTTCAGGACCAGCTCTTTCTTATCCAGGTGCTCCAtatcctcctctcccccctcgACCAGGAGTTCAGTCTGCAAGTCAAATGCCACAGCCAGGATACCCATCTCAGTTTGTACCACAGTATCCTCCAGCTCTTCCCCAAAGACCGCCTCGCCTTCCACCACATCCTGGCTTTATCCTCCAGTGA